The genomic DNA CAGCCCATCGACCTCATGCCCATGCTCAGGATAAAACGCCACCCCGATACTCGCGGCAATCTCCACCGTCTGCGCACCAATCAAAATCGGCGCATTCGCCGCCGCCAGCATCCGCTTGAGCAACGGCTCGCTGTCCTCCACCGCCTGCAACCCCACCAGCCCCGCGACAAACTCATCACCCCCCAGCCGCGCCAACGTATCGCCCTCACGCAACGTCGCATTGATCCGCGCCGCGACAATCTGCAACACCCGATCCCCCCAGTCATGGCCATAACTGTCGTTCAGCGCCTTGAACCCATCCAGGTCAATAAACGCGATCGCCACCTTCTGCTGATGAATACGCGCCTTGCCCAACGCCTGACGCATCCGCTCGGCCAACAACAACCGATTGGGCAACTGCGTAAGCGCGTCATACCGGGCATCACGCTCCAGCAACTGCAGCCGCTGCTTCATCTGCGTCATGTCGCCGAGCAGCGCCACATAGTGCTGAACATTGCCGTGCCGGTCATGCACCGCACTGACGCTGATCCGCGACGTCATCTCCCGACCATCCTTGTGGCTGCTTTGGATTTCGCCGGACCAATGCCCGTGAAAATCCAGCGCATTCTTCATCGGCGCATAAAACGCTGTGAGCCGACGGACCATGCGATGGGCGTTCAGCTCGCGGCCCTCTATCTCTTCCTGCCCGTAACCGGTGAGCCGGGTGAAGGCCTCGTTCACGGCGATGACCCGGCCGAAGGGGTCGACCAGGATGATGCCTTCGCGGGCGTGGCTGAATACGGTGGCGGCCAGTTCTGGGCAGACGGTATTGAGGCGACGGTCCAGTGTGGCTTCGTCACGGGTGGTCGGCCATGCCATGTATTGGAATCGAAGCCTTGTTGGGCCAAGTAGCCGGCCAGGGAGGACAGCGCCTTGTGCAGGCGGGTCAGGGTATGTGTGGCGAGCTTGGAGTTGAGGCAATAGCTCCGGATGACGGTGCGTAGGTTCATGGGGGGTACACGGTGCTCGGTTGTAGCGGTAGGGGGTGAGTGAAGGGGGCATTATCGAGGGGAGGGATGGGTGGGGGCGTTTGCTGGAGCGGATGGGGGCTTTGCGGGAAGGGATTGAGTCGAAAGATTTCTGTGAGGGTTTTGTTCCAAGGCGCGCGCAGCGATCAAGATTAGGGGTTCGCTGCGCGGGACGTTTCGTTAGTCCAATTCAACAATGCCATTTTTGGGAACGTTCACGAACGGCAACGCACTGCATTGTTGATGATGGGCTTCAAGGGCCAGCGCCTCGTACCAATGCAGATAGCCATTCAACATGTGTTTTGGGATGTTTGGGCTGCGCAGCGGAAAGAACGCGACGGACAGCTGTTCTTCCTTTTTTTCATGCCAGCGCCAGCCAGCCGAATGGCCACGAGCCCGGGCCCCCCAAAGACCTGCGGACCAGGCAAATTGCCCCATACGAAACTTGAAGCAGCTCGTTTGCCCGATGTACTGGACGGTTGGATTGTCAGGAGAGGCCTTCCCGGTCGCTCTCCAAGCAATGCAGTAGACACCCTTCGCAGCAGCCATCTGCGCGAGAACGGGGTCCACATTGGCGGATTTTTTGCCGACCCCGGGCCAGAAGCAATTGCTGATTTCTGCCCAGGGGTACCAGCCAGCGCCATGCGCCTCAAGATCAAACAGCTCGGGAGCTTTCATTGTGGCTCGTCCTTGATCGATCAAATTGAAGTGAAGGCAGGATACCGAGATTGATGTCTTAATGACATTATCGGGCCAAGGTATTGGTTTTGGCTTCGGTTGCGAATCAGGCCGGCATCGGAGAGTTCGCTGCACGAAAGGGATCAATTAACATGGCGGCCTAATTCAATGCGTGGTCTCCGCTCATGCAGTCTCTCGAAAAAACGCTGCTTTCTTACGCCACACAGCACCTGCCGTCACTTCCCCAAATCTACACTTGGAAGTTTGATACCGCGCTCGTCCACCACTCGTTTGAATGGGAGATTGGTGGCTCGAACTGGTATGAAAAGACACACGCGCTGAAGCGACATGCCTCGCGGAAATGGGGTTCGTCGCCCGAACAACGGATGGCACTTGCGGACTACGCGGTGCGCGTCTGGGGAGGTGTCAAAAGAAATGCACCTGCAACGATGCAAGGCTATGTTCAGACCGTGTCACAGGGGCAAGTGCCGTCAAATCACAAAGGAATCGCCTCATGGTCGAAGGTGGCGGCATTCTCGAATCCAAACGAGCATGCCATCTTCGATGCGCGGGTTTCATTTTCCCTGAACGTCCTGCAACTGATTCACGGTGATGAGCAACGCATGTGGTTTCCGCACTTGGCAGGTCGAAACACGCAGCTCAACGCATGTTGGCCGCGCTTGAAGACCCTGGCGCGGCAACAGAGCTGGCTTCGAATTGCGACGACCGATGTCTACCCAACCTACATCGGGTTGTTGGTGAATGTCTCCCGAAAACTCAATGTCGAGATAGGTGACGTGGAGATGCTGCTCTTTTCAAAGGCGGAAGACTTTGCATTGGCGTTTAACGAAGCCTATCCAGCCTAGTTACCGACGAAAGGGGACAGATCTATTTCATCTGTTGAAATCATCCGTCTCCTTTGCTGAAGCCCAGCGGGAGCAAGCTCCCTCGCCATAGGGTAGCTGGATGTCCATCGAGTTCCAGGCGCAACATCCCCTTGTAGGAGCGAGCTTGCTCGCGATAGCGGTGCGTCAGTCAGCGAGCGTGAAAACGGCGCCGGCTTCTTAGGACAAAACCCGCCCCGCACAACTTAGATCCATTTCAATGGCTAATCGGGTCACCCACCGTCAACACAACCCGGCCAAACCTGGCGTTCTCATTTAGCGGCGTAATTGCTAATAGCTGATCGAGGCGAATCTCCTGGCGGCCATCTGTAGTTTCGACTTCGAGAAACTCTTCCCGCGTGGAAGCGGTCCGCGTGGTGATCGCCTGGGCTGTCAGTCGTTGGCCGTCAGTCAGTTCGATGTCCAGCGTGTAGCCGCACAGGCAAGCGATTTCCAGATAGTCATGCAGGTCGCAGTGCAACGGTTTATAGGTATCCATTTCAAACCTCGCAGCCTTGCAGTTTCAGGATGAAAAAACCTTGCCGGGCGATGGCCTCGACTACCTTGGGGTTGCTTGGCTCGACGTGGCAGAAACGGCAGTCGTTCAAGGTGATGTCCTGGTCTTCGATGCCCTGTTCGGCCAGGAAACGTCGCGCGCAGGCTTGGGCGAATTCCTGGTCGTTGCGGTCGATCAGCACGTCGAAGTGCAAGTATCGTCCGTCTTGGGTGCGTACGTGCGTGTCATAGACTTTGATGGTCATTGAAGTCTCTCGTTCAAAGGCGACCGAACAGGTGTGTGTTTTCAGACGCCACCTGCCGAGTCGCCAGGGCCGGAAGGATCAGAGCAGTTCGTTCAACATGGCGTGCAATCGGCTATTGCCCGCATCGTCGAGCGGGAAGACCGGCAAGCGTGGGTCGCCGACTTCCAGGCCGAGGGTGCGCAAACCGGCCTTGATGGTGGCGGGCAAGCCTCCCTTGAGGATGAAATCCAGCAGCGGCAATTGACGATAGAACAACGCCCGCGCCTGGCTCAGGTCGTTGGCCAATACCGCTGCGTACAGGTCGAGGTTAAGCTGCGGGATGAGGTTCGGCGCTGCCGTGCACCAGCCCTTAGCCCCAGCGGCGAAGGCTTCCAGCGCCAGCGGGTTGCAGCCGTTGTAGAACGGCACCTGGCCTTCGCCCAACAGTTGCAGCTTGTGCATGCGCTGGATGTCGCCGGTACTTTCTTTGACCATGGTGACGTTATCCACTGCGTTGAAAATCCGCAGGATCAGCTCCACGGACATGTCGATGCCGCTGGTGGCCGGGTTGTTGTAAAGCATGATGGGCAGGTCGATGCTGGCGCCGATGGTCTGGTAATGCCTGAGGATTTCCGCCTCGCTCAGTTTCCAGTAAGAGGCCGGCAACACCATCACCACATCGGCGCCATGGGCCTGGGCAAAACGTGCGCGGCGGACCGCTTTGGCGGTGGTCAGGTCAGACACGCTGACCACGGTCGGCACCCGGCCGGCGACGCGGGCAATGCTGAACTCGCTGACCTGGTCCCACTCCGCATCGCTCAGGTAGGCGCCTTCGCCGGTGCTGCCCAAGGGCGCGATGGCATGGACGCCGCTGTCGATCAGGCGGTCGATGGATTGGCCCAGTGCGTCCAGGTCCAAGTTCTGGCCGTCGGCGGAGAAGGGCGTGATGGTGTATCCGATGATGCCGTGGATGTTGGGGGTAGACATGGCTTCGCTCCTAATGGATTCAGTTCAGGCAATCGGCGTGTTGGCGCAGGTTCTGCCGGGCGTAGTAGTTGAAGGCGGCGGCGTGACGCTTGGGGCGGGCGATCCAGTCGTGGGCTTCGCGACCCAGGTGCGGCAGGATCGGTTTCACCTCGCCGGCGGCCATGGCCAGCAGTTGCAGCTTCGCGGCGCGTTCGATCAGTTGGGCGATGTTGCAGGCTTCTTCCACGGTCTCGCCGGTCGACAACTGGCCATGGTGCGAAAGCAGGATGGCGCGCTTGTCACCCAGGGCGCCGGCGATCAATTCGCCTTCCTCATTGCCCACGGGCACGCCCGGCCAGCCCTCCAGGAACGCGCAGTCCTCGTAGAGCGGGCAGAGGTCCATGTGGGAAATCTGCAGCGGCACTTCCAGCATCGACAGCGCGGCGATGTGGGTAGGGTGGGTGTGGATGATGCAATTCACATCCGGCCGGGCGCGGTAGACCCAGGTGTGAAAGCGGTTGGCCGGGTTGGGGATGCCGTGGCCCTCCAGCACCTCCAGGTCCTCGTTGATCAACAGCAGATTGCCGGCGGTGATCTCGTCGAAGCCCAAGCCCAGTTGCTGGGTGTAGTAAGTGCCGGGTTGCGGTCCGCGCGCGGTAATCTGCCCGGCCAGGCCGGAGTCGTGGCCGTTTTCGAACAGGATTCGGCAGGTCAGGGCCAGCTTTTGTCGTACAGTCCACGTATTATCCGGCAGGGTTTTCTGCATCTGGTTAACAGCGTGTTGGACCAGCTGGTCCTTGGGTGTCGCCAGGGTCTTGCTCATGTCAGTTCTCCTGATTCGTTCTTTGACCGTTCTTGATCCGCGTCATGGAAGCTGTGGGATGGAGGTGCTAATGACACTAAATAGACTATATGACACAAAGTGTCATTTGCAATCGCAGATTGTCCGTTTCCCTGGAAATGTTGGTTACCTATGTCCATTCGCTTGAAATTGCTCAGGAAAAAACTCGGGGTGACACTGGATGTCCTGGCCGAGAAAACCGGGATGACCAAGAGCTACCTGTCCAAGGTGGAGCGGGGCTTGAGCTCGCCCTCCATCGCCACGGCGCTCAAGCTCGCCAAGGCGCTGAACGTGAAAGTCGAGGAATTGTTTTCCGAAGAAAACGTCGCCCTCGACAGCTACAGCCTGGTGCGCAGCGAAGACCGTCAATCGCTGGCGGCGAGCAGTGGTAGCTCCGAATACGCGGTCCTCGCCCACCAGGTGTCCGAGCGCAGCCTGCTGCCCTTCATCCTCTATCCGGCGAGCGAATTCACCGCTCACCACGCGTTCAAGGAACACACCGGGGAGGAGTTCCTGTTCGTGCACGAAGGCCAGGTGGAAGTGGACTTCATGAATGAACGCGTGCTGCTGAACCGTGGCGATGCCTTGCACTTCAATGCGCAGAAGCCCCATCGCCTGCGGTCGGTGGGCGAGGTCCAGGCGCAGTTGTTGGTGGTGGTGCACAGCGATGAAGCGTCGGAGAAGGGCGAGGGCGCTTAGCACCACCTTGCTCACTGGGTAAAATCAACCCCCCGTGGCGAGGGAGCTTGCTCCCGCTGGGCTGCGCAGCAGCCCTTATTCGAAAGTCCCCACCCAAACAAACCCCGGCTTCTCCCCTCCGGCTAAATTTAGGAGGGAGGGGTTACGACGCTGGATAAAACTCAAGTTGCTCGGTCGACCGTCGATAGGTTGCGCAGCAATCTCATACGAAGGACCGGAACATGTACTACCCACGCGAAGCCGAAAAAGATCACCTGTATACCCGAATCATCCTGCTTACCGTAGCGTGCTGTGTGCTCCTGTTCCTCGCGTCCCTGGCAAAACATTCAGGGATGATCTACGGAGCGATTCAATGGAGTGCCGTCGAGGTGAAAGGCACCGTGACGCAACTTGAAAGCATTCCAATGAACGAAAACGGCATGATCATTCACTACCGATACACCGACGGTGATCAGCGAGTCCACGAAGACGAATACCCAGACCAACGCTATATCGAACACACCCAGTACGAGGCAGGTGGCGAAGTTCCGCTGCTGTACTCACGCTGGTTTCCCGAAGTCAGCAGCATCGCCACCGAACTGCATACGTATCGCTCCGGCTTTTTCATCATGGCTGGCGGGGTGTTGCTGACGTTGGTGTTCCTGTGGATCTCCTTCATGACGTTCGGTCGCATTTACCGCATGAAGGAAGAAGACCGTTTCTACTAAAAGGCTGGCAGGCTAGGTTCTCAGCTAGCCTACTGCCCACCTCACTTCGTAGGGAACGGGGGCAAACTTCCCCAGTTTCCCTTTCTTTTTTCTCCTTAGGGATTAGGAGCTATTGATGACCGATGTCTCAACACTCAAGCAGTACTCACTAAAAAGCTGGGCCGCGATCGTGGCGATTGTTGGCTTACTGGCTGGGTTTCCCAGCATTTCATCCTGGCTGGCCGAAATGAGGGCCGACTACTACAAAAGCCATTTCATTGGCCGCTGGACCGAGGAGTTCAGCTATCCCAATGCCGAAGGTGTTCAGTTCGAGTTCAAGGGCATGATCGAATACTTCGCCAACAACCATTACAACGTCAGCGGCGTGGTCGCGCTGGTTGGAACAGAGCCTTCGAAACCTTACAGGCTCGAATACAGCGTCAATGGCGCCGGGACCTGGAGCGCAGATAGCGAAAACCTGTCGTTCACGCTGCAGCAGATGAAGACGTTGCCCAAGAATTACACGGTAGACGGCAAAGACATTTCGCCTTTGACGGTGGCGCAGTTCATCCGGCCCAGCATGCCCAACCTCAGTGATATCTACCCCGAAGGTGGATCGGGACAGGCGCGCATCAGAGAGATTGCGAAGAACAAGATTGTCTTGGAGCAAATGGACTTGCAGGGCAGGCCCTTCATCGTGACGACCCATCGTCAGATAGCTGAGCCGTCCAAGGAACCTTGATTCGAGGCCCGGGTATCCGGCTGAAATGGATAACGTAAGCCGGGTCTGTCAGGCATCGAGCGACCTCTGCCCGTAAGCCACAGCGCCTTGCGCCTTTGCCTACAACTACGCCAGAATCCGCCGGCTTGTTCGCCTGGGGTTGCGTCGGTAGTTTGAGTCCTGTCACTGCTCATCAGTGATCGGGTTTAGTCGCCCAGGGTGAAACAGGTTGTGCAAGGCGTCATCCAGTCAGGATTCCCATCCTGCACTTGATGGTGGCTGTGCGCAGGGCGTCCTCGGACGCGCCGGTTTCTTGTTTCCCCGGTCGACTAACCTGCGTACAGCTGCCTCCCATCGTTTAGTCGCGAGCGGGTGATGGCTCCAACTACAGGAAGCAAGACGATGGCAAAAGATACGCCGAATCCTCCTGAAACGAATGAACACGTCTCCCGTGCTCAGTCTGCCCGCAACAAGAAAATCGATGACGCTGCTACGCGAGCGTTGGATTACTACCTGAAGCCTAAGAGCGAAACGTCTGATAAGTCGGACTCCATTTTTCGGATTGATCCGGGTGTGGATTCTGAGTGTTTGCTTGCGAATCTCAGTGAGAATTTGGCTTCGGCGAATGCCATGATCAGTGATTTGGCGTTTGATCTGGATGGGTCGAGGCGGCGGGTTGCGATGGGGATTTTGCAGGTGATTGAGGTGAGTGAGCTGTTGGCGAATCGGGCTTTGGATATTGTTGAGGTGAGGTAGCGACTCAGTTACAGCGGTGTAAGAAAAAGGTCTTGTCTAACAAGGCCTTTTTCAAAAATGCCCGCGTTCGTCATTCGAGGCAGACGATTTGAATGATGCGGTTATCACCATGAATGGTTGTGTGAGTCCACTCTTCTATGGTTTTTATCTGCTGTGGTGACAGGTCGTAGACAAAGCAAAAATCTTCAGGCTTTGTCCAACCCATAAGTGCGGCCAATGGGTCCATGTATACGCTTGGGACTTCCACGGTCTGTATTAGCTCTTCGGTAGTCTGGTCAAAAATTTCAACGACGGGCTTCATTTTTCTACTTTCCTTGTCGGATCGGCGGGTTTGGTTTGTTCCCCAGTTATTGGATCGAACTCGCCAAGGTGTTGACCTTGTTTTGTGTATAGCTCTACAGCGCCATGCTGTGAGTCCCATTCATAAATCTTGCCTTTACGATCCTTCCATCTCCGCCGTTTAACACCGCCGCCACGTACAAACGTTTTGGATGGAGCAATCTTAGCTTCTGGAAATGCTGGAAGCAGCGACGGGGGCTTGTAGTACTTATGATCCCCGGGAACACTCAAAATCACATAAACCGGCCGAATCCCCGAGTCCGCCGGGAACACCAGAATGAAATCCTTGTACTCCGGCGGATAGATTGGGTCGACGATGATGCTGTCGGCCACCGGCGTCGGCGGATAGATCCAAATAGGCGGCGCCTGGGGCGCCGATTCCAGCGCAGGAATGCCGAGGGTGTCAGCCGGATTGGTAGCCGGCGTCCAGATCAGTTCGATGCCATCCCCCAGGTCGGCAATGAACTGATCGGCTCGCGACGTGAACTGAACAACATCAACCATCTCCCAATCGGGATGCTGACCGGTATAGAAGCCATACCCCTTGAGACTGCCGTTGGCCTGCTGCTCGACGCTCAAGCGCATGCGGCTGCGGGCTTGCTTGAGGTCGCGTAACTGGTCTTCACTGTAAAGCGCGCTGTCGCCCAAATTGGACGGCCAGAGCAGGGCGACGATGCCGGTTAGCAGGGCAGCGCCGACGGTGCCGCCGGCAGCGGCAGCCGCGGAAGTTGCCGAACCGCCCAGCGCCAGCCGGCCCAAGTTAACCGGAACCGTGCCCGCACCAATCCGCTTGAGGGGGATGGCGCCGGACGGGTCAGCGCTCCGACCGCCCAGCCACATGAGATCGCCGTACTGCTTGACCAGGTCCGCCGGGACGTAACCGTTGGGGTTGCTGTAATCGATGATGCCGTTGGGAAGTTTGCAGCTCTTGGCAAACACGCTTCCGGTTACGGTGGATAACGGCTTGTTAGCCACCGTGGCCCAACGCGCTTGTTCGTAGGCTGCTTGCCGGGCCAGCATGGCTTCATAAGCCTGCTGTAGCGCGTCGCGCTCGGCCAGTTCGCTGGCGCTCATGTCCCGATAAGTGAGGTGATGCCCGTCGCCGCCGGGCGGATTTCGGACCTGGGGAATGTCTTTTTTGCGTGTCGCCACGTAGTGAATCTCGTCCGCTAAATGCAGCGCAGACGCTAACGCGGGAAGAGCGGGGCGCGATGTAGGAGGTTTCTTGAAGTGATCGTTCCGGTTTCCTCAATACAGGTAGGGCTGGCTATTGAGGACCGGAGCAATCTGAAGCGTCAGATGGGGCTGTCAGTCACTGGGCAACCGCAACTCGCGAGCCGACGTCGCCTTGCGCCTTTGCCTACAACTACGCCAGAATCCGCCGGCTTGTTCGCCTTGGGCTGCGTCGGTAGTTTGGGACCTGTCACTGCTCATCAGTGATCGGGTTTAGTCGCCCGTCGTTGCTAAGTCGCTCAAGCGTCCATCAGTCAGGTATCCCCATCCCTGCACTCGATGGTGGCTGTGCGCAGGGCGCCTCCGGGTGCGCCGATTTCTTAGCTCGTCGGTCGACTAACCTGCGTACAGCTGCCTCCCAATCGTTTAGTCGCGAGCGGGAAGTAGCCTCAACCAAAGAGAGCTAAGGCTATGGTCAAAATTACACCGAATCCTCCAGTTACAGATGAACCCACATCCCGTGCCAAATCGGTTCGCAATAAAAAGCTCGACGACGCGGCCACCCGCGCGTTGGATTACTACCTGAAACCCAAGCCTAAGAGCGAAACGTCTGACAAGTCCGACTCCATTTTACGGATTGATCCGGCTGTGGATTCTGAGTGTTTGCTGGCGAATCTCAGTGAGAATCTGGCTTCGGCCAATGCCATGATCAGTGATTTGGCGTTTGATCTGGATGGGTCGCGACGGCGTGTTGCGATGGGGATTTTACAGGTGATTGAGGTGAGTGAGCTGTTGGCGAATCGGGCTTTGGATATTGTTGAGGTGAGGTAGGGAAGCAGCGATACGTGCCGTCCGAACTGAGAAAGGTCTTGCTCAGCAAGACCTTTTTTGTGTCCGAAGGAGACTTTTCGCTCCAGCGAACCCGAGCTTTACGCGGAGAGTTCGCTGTTTTTACGCATGCGAGCCTTTTTTCTGTTAGCGGAAGTGCGGCAAGTTTTCGCAGAGCAAGGGTGGCGTTTTGCTGCTATACCTTGGTCGATCATATCGGTGCGGTGATAACAGGAGTCCAGTGCAATGCACACCATAAGGAAAGTGGTAATTCAGAACTTCAAGAAATTCAAAACTCTCACGCTCGATTTTGATTCTGAGAAGAATGTGCTGATTGGCAATAATGAGGTAGGAAAAAGTAGCATTTTGCTCGCTCTAGACCTCGCGCTCGGAGGGAGTCGCAACCGCATTGAAACTCTGGGTGCAGAAACACTGCTCAACAAGGATTCTGTGAGCATCTTTCTTGCGGGGGAGAAGAGCTTCGCGAAACTACCTGAGCTGATAGTCGACGTTTTTCTAGAGGAGGGGGATGACGAAAACCTCTATGGAACCAACAATGTTCACCAGCAAAAGACTGACGGTCTGCGCATGATCCTTGCGGTTATGGCCGAGTATGGCGAGGCGGTGCAAGCAATCTTGGCTGACGATAAACCGAACTTCCCATTCGAATATTACGCAGTGCGATTTGAAACGTTCGCCGGCAGACCCTACGCAGCATTCAACCGCCCCTTTAAGCACATGATGCTGGACGGTTCCCGTATCGATGGCGATTACGCATCTCGTGAATACACCCGAGCTGTGTACGCTTTCAACGCCCCCGTCGAAGACCGCTATAAACTTGAAAACCTGTATCGCCAAGGCAAGCATGCGTTTACGGGGCAGCATCTAGCAGGCCTCAACGCAGACCTTCCCGCGTATCAGTTTGACGTGCGTACTAGTGTCCGGTCGAATCTGGAAACCGACCTAATCATCACAGAAGACAATATTCCGCTTGAGCACCACGGGAAAGGAAGACAGTGCTTCATTAAAACCGAATTTGCGTTGAGCAAGCACAAGCAAGGTGGCTTAGATGTAATGCTCTTGGAGGAGCCTGAAAACCATCTCAGCCATTCCTCTATGAAAGCACTCGTCGCAAAGCTGGAGGAGAACAAGAGCACACAGCT from Pseudomonas beijingensis includes the following:
- a CDS encoding sensor domain-containing diguanylate cyclase translates to MAWPTTRDEATLDRRLNTVCPELAATVFSHAREGIILVDPFGRVIAVNEAFTRLTGYGQEEIEGRELNAHRMVRRLTAFYAPMKNALDFHGHWSGEIQSSHKDGREMTSRISVSAVHDRHGNVQHYVALLGDMTQMKQRLQLLERDARYDALTQLPNRLLLAERMRQALGKARIHQQKVAIAFIDLDGFKALNDSYGHDWGDRVLQIVAARINATLREGDTLARLGGDEFVAGLVGLQAVEDSEPLLKRMLAAANAPILIGAQTVEIAASIGVAFYPEHGHEVDGLISKADQAMYLSKKAGGNRLAFCPTRFISLNSEA
- a CDS encoding DUF6124 family protein: MVKITPNPPVTDEPTSRAKSVRNKKLDDAATRALDYYLKPKPKSETSDKSDSILRIDPAVDSECLLANLSENLASANAMISDLAFDLDGSRRRVAMGILQVIEVSELLANRALDIVEVR
- a CDS encoding dihydrodipicolinate synthase family protein; protein product: MSTPNIHGIIGYTITPFSADGQNLDLDALGQSIDRLIDSGVHAIAPLGSTGEGAYLSDAEWDQVSEFSIARVAGRVPTVVSVSDLTTAKAVRRARFAQAHGADVVMVLPASYWKLSEAEILRHYQTIGASIDLPIMLYNNPATSGIDMSVELILRIFNAVDNVTMVKESTGDIQRMHKLQLLGEGQVPFYNGCNPLALEAFAAGAKGWCTAAPNLIPQLNLDLYAAVLANDLSQARALFYRQLPLLDFILKGGLPATIKAGLRTLGLEVGDPRLPVFPLDDAGNSRLHAMLNELL
- a CDS encoding aldolase gives rise to the protein MSKTLATPKDQLVQHAVNQMQKTLPDNTWTVRQKLALTCRILFENGHDSGLAGQITARGPQPGTYYTQQLGLGFDEITAGNLLLINEDLEVLEGHGIPNPANRFHTWVYRARPDVNCIIHTHPTHIAALSMLEVPLQISHMDLCPLYEDCAFLEGWPGVPVGNEEGELIAGALGDKRAILLSHHGQLSTGETVEEACNIAQLIERAAKLQLLAMAAGEVKPILPHLGREAHDWIARPKRHAAAFNYYARQNLRQHADCLN
- a CDS encoding Rho-binding antiterminator, yielding MDTYKPLHCDLHDYLEIACLCGYTLDIELTDGQRLTAQAITTRTASTREEFLEVETTDGRQEIRLDQLLAITPLNENARFGRVVLTVGDPISH
- a CDS encoding DUF6124 family protein, yielding MAKDTPNPPETNEHVSRAQSARNKKIDDAATRALDYYLKPKSETSDKSDSIFRIDPGVDSECLLANLSENLASANAMISDLAFDLDGSRRRVAMGILQVIEVSELLANRALDIVEVR
- a CDS encoding DUF2024 family protein; this translates as MTIKVYDTHVRTQDGRYLHFDVLIDRNDQEFAQACARRFLAEQGIEDQDITLNDCRFCHVEPSNPKVVEAIARQGFFILKLQGCEV
- a CDS encoding DUF7683 domain-containing protein; this encodes MKPVVEIFDQTTEELIQTVEVPSVYMDPLAALMGWTKPEDFCFVYDLSPQQIKTIEEWTHTTIHGDNRIIQIVCLE
- a CDS encoding helix-turn-helix domain-containing protein; the protein is MSIRLKLLRKKLGVTLDVLAEKTGMTKSYLSKVERGLSSPSIATALKLAKALNVKVEELFSEENVALDSYSLVRSEDRQSLAASSGSSEYAVLAHQVSERSLLPFILYPASEFTAHHAFKEHTGEEFLFVHEGQVEVDFMNERVLLNRGDALHFNAQKPHRLRSVGEVQAQLLVVVHSDEASEKGEGA
- a CDS encoding DUF3592 domain-containing protein, which encodes MYYPREAEKDHLYTRIILLTVACCVLLFLASLAKHSGMIYGAIQWSAVEVKGTVTQLESIPMNENGMIIHYRYTDGDQRVHEDEYPDQRYIEHTQYEAGGEVPLLYSRWFPEVSSIATELHTYRSGFFIMAGGVLLTLVFLWISFMTFGRIYRMKEEDRFY
- a CDS encoding ATP-dependent nuclease → MHTIRKVVIQNFKKFKTLTLDFDSEKNVLIGNNEVGKSSILLALDLALGGSRNRIETLGAETLLNKDSVSIFLAGEKSFAKLPELIVDVFLEEGDDENLYGTNNVHQQKTDGLRMILAVMAEYGEAVQAILADDKPNFPFEYYAVRFETFAGRPYAAFNRPFKHMMLDGSRIDGDYASREYTRAVYAFNAPVEDRYKLENLYRQGKHAFTGQHLAGLNADLPAYQFDVRTSVRSNLETDLIITEDNIPLEHHGKGRQCFIKTEFALSKHKQGGLDVMLLEEPENHLSHSSMKALVAKLEENKSTQLFIATHSSHICSRLDLRHALLIGPNAAGSLKALSAETAEFFMKAPDNNVLEFALSKKVILVEGDAEFILVEDFYKQCTNGRLPQADDVHIISIGGTSFKRYMELANLLGIRVAAIRDNDKNYQKNCVENYIDFTSDNAKVFADRDDDRSTFEIGLHNDNLETCKTVFGPGRKTLSPLEYMLANKAEAAFELLKGKPGELTVPAYIVEAIKWINE
- a CDS encoding colicin E3/pyocin S6 family cytotoxin, which encodes MATRKKDIPQVRNPPGGDGHHLTYRDMSASELAERDALQQAYEAMLARQAAYEQARWATVANKPLSTVTGSVFAKSCKLPNGIIDYSNPNGYVPADLVKQYGDLMWLGGRSADPSGAIPLKRIGAGTVPVNLGRLALGGSATSAAAAAGGTVGAALLTGIVALLWPSNLGDSALYSEDQLRDLKQARSRMRLSVEQQANGSLKGYGFYTGQHPDWEMVDVVQFTSRADQFIADLGDGIELIWTPATNPADTLGIPALESAPQAPPIWIYPPTPVADSIIVDPIYPPEYKDFILVFPADSGIRPVYVILSVPGDHKYYKPPSLLPAFPEAKIAPSKTFVRGGGVKRRRWKDRKGKIYEWDSQHGAVELYTKQGQHLGEFDPITGEQTKPADPTRKVEK